In Zygosaccharomyces rouxii strain CBS732 chromosome F complete sequence, a single window of DNA contains:
- the PDH1 gene encoding putative 2-methylcitrate dehydratase (similar to uniprot|Q12428 Saccharomyces cerevisiae YPR002W PDH1 Mitochondrial protein that participates in respiration induced by diauxic shift homologous to E. coli PrpD may take part in the conversion of 2-methylcitrate to 2-methylisocitrate) has protein sequence MLSTRTKGAICLGRKTHIGAKTLTLGQNYTTSSHAHTTTNQRPEPDKILKDIADYVHQAKITSQVALETAKLCLLDTLGCGLAALKHQQARDIITPIVPDTIIPNGTKVLGTNYKLGPVEGAFAIGTLIRWLDYNDCWLAAEWGHPSDNLGGILAVADYLTRLSRATSGKEGKVFTVGDVLEGMIKAHEIQGVIALENSFNSVGLDHVVLVKVATTAVVSKMLGLDEQQTIAAISQAFVDGQSLRTYRHAPNTGSRKSWAAGDAVSRAVNLAYLIKKADVGLIPSVLTAPTWGFYDVLFKSKPFSFKQRNQFGSYVMENILFKISFPAEFHAQTAAEAAMKAHVTLKQMGKTFRDVKSVRIRTQEAAVRIIDKSGPLYNYADRDHCIQYMTAVPLIYGRLTAEDYTDAIAKYPEIDELRSKMYCIKDDQFTLDYHNPAKRSIGNALLIELNDDTKLDEIVVEYPIGHRLRRKEGIPLLLNKFKTHLNEHFSNSPGRAEEIYIKSQKSDLESTPIDSYMDLYWG, from the coding sequence ATGTTATCAACAAGGACGAAGGGCGCTATATGTCTAGGTAGAAAGACGCATATTGGTGCCAAAACATTAACTTTAGGCCAAAATTATACAACTTCTTCTCATGCTCATACGACTACGAATCAAAGACCAGAACCTGATaagattttgaaagacATTGCGGATTATGTGCATCAAGCCAAAATCACGTCCCAGGTCGCCCTTGAGACCGCCAAACTCTGTCTTTTAGATACACTAGGTTGTGGATTAGCAGCTTTAAAACATCAACAAGCTAGAGATATTATCACGCCCATTGTTCCCGATACAATAATACCCAATGGTACTAAAGTATTGGGAACCAATTACAAATTAGGTCCAGTAGAAGGTGCCTTTGCCATTGGAACGTTAATACGTTGGTTAGATTACAACGATTGTTGGTTGGCGGCTGAATGGGGTCATCCTTCAGATAATTTAGGGGGTATATTAGCGGTTGCAGATTACTTGACAAGACTTTCTAGGGCTACCAGCGGTaaagaaggtaaagttTTCACTGTTGGTGATGTTCTAGAAGGAATGATAAAAGCTCATGAGATTCAAGGTGTTATTGCATTGGAGAACTCTTTTAATTCTGTTGGATTAGACCATGTAGTATTAGTCAAAGTTGCAACTACCGCTGTAGTTTCCAAAATGCTCGGTTTAGATGAACAACAGACTATTGCAGCTATATCTCAAGCATTTGTTGACGGGCAGTCTTTAAGAACTTATAGACATGCCCCAAATACTGGTTCGAGAAAATCTTGGGCGGCTGGTGATGCTGTTTCTAGAGCAGTAAATCTGGCATACCTGATCAAAAAGGCAGACGTTGGTTTGATACCTTCAGTATTGACTGCTCCAACTTGGGGATTCTATGATGTTCTGTTCAAAAGTAAACCCTTTTCTTTTAAGCAAAGAAATCAGTTTGGATCCTATGTCATGGAAAATATATTatttaaaatatcatttCCAGCAGAATTTCATGCCCAAACAGCTGCAGAAGCCGCCATGAAAGCTCATGTTACATTGAAACAGATGGGTAAAACATTCCGAGATGTTAAATCCGTGCGAATTAGGACTCAAGAAGCCGCCGTAAGAATTATTGATAAATCAGGCCCTCTTTACAACTATGCTGACAGAGACCACTGTATCCAGTACATGACTGCGGTGCCCTTAATATACGGAAGACTAACAGCTGAAGATTATACAGATGCTATTGCTAAATACCCAGagattgatgaattgagaTCCAAGATGTATTGTATTAAAGATGATCAATTCACCCTGGACTACCATAATCCTGCAAAAAGATCCATTGGGAATGCCTTGCTCATTGAGCTTAATGATGATACCAaacttgatgaaattgttgttgaGTATCCCATTGGCCACAGattaagaagaaaagaaggtaTACCGTTATTGTTGAATAAATTTAAGACTCATTTAAATGAGCATTTCTCCAATTCGCCGGGAAGGGCAGAGGAGATATATATCAAAAGTCAGAAATCAGATTTGGAAAGCACACCAATAGATTCCTACATGGATCTCTATTGGGGTTGA
- the LOC1 gene encoding Loc1p (similar to uniprot|P43586 Saccharomyces cerevisiae YFR001W LOC1 Nuclear protein involved in asymmetric localization of ASH1 mRNA binds double-stranded RNA in vitro): MAPKKSSGKKNAPSKKVVTPEVFSDSQARNQLANVPKLTEKSKVKKPSKLAEKKEQSKARLYGGRKKTKTYDEKDLDLPSLNKAIIPGVKIKKGKKGKKFIDDHDHLKLNLLLKTIGDKYDDIDESKLEKARRLEEIREMRRQEIEKKESSKNEVLQDKKAELKRKASVARTQRRKQKRESERTVEATETKQNTDVPKKKKKVSFA, translated from the coding sequence ATGGCACCTAAGAAATCatctggtaaaaaaaaCGCACCCTCCAAGAAAGTGGTTACTCCCGAAGTTTTTTCTGATTCTCAAGCAAGAAACCAATTAGCGAATGTGCCTAAACTaactgaaaaatctaaagTAAAAAAACCAAGTAAGCtagctgaaaagaaagagcaATCTAAAGCTAGATTATACGGTGGCAGAAAAAAAACTAAAACTTAcgatgaaaaagatttagATCTTCCAAGTCTCAATAAAGCCATTATACCTGGTGTTAAAATAAAGAAAGGTAAGAAAGGTAAAAAATTTATTGATGACCACgatcatttgaaattaaatctTTTATTGAAAACCATTGGTGACAAATACGATGACATTGATGAAAGTAAATTAGAAAAGGCTAGAAgattagaagaaattagagaaatgagaagacaagaaattgagaagaaggaatcatctaaaaatgaagttttacaagataAGAAGGCAGAACTTAAACGTAAGGCTTCAGTAGCGAGAACTCAACGTAGGAAACAGAAACGTGAATCTGAAAGAACCGTTGAAGCCACTGAAACCAAGCAAAATACCGACGTACctaagaaaaagaagaaggtttcTTTTGCTTAA
- the CIT3 gene encoding citrate (Si)-synthase CIT3 (similar to uniprot|P43635 Saccharomyces cerevisiae YPR001W CIT3 Citrate synthase catalyzes the condensation of acetyl coenzyme A and oxaloacetate to form citrate mitochondrial isozyme involved in the TCA cycle): MCKIGHSKLSRIEKMLLSLTTRRSLYSTKVHGSSSLELKTVLKELIPQRKQEILELKKNYGDVKVGDITIGSVIGGMRGNNSMFWQSTSLDPYEGIRFQGKTIQDCQRLLPKDPKDPDEKRNFLPEGMFWLLVTGQIATQEQASHLSRELGIRGRKLPDDTEKLMSTLPSDIHPMTQLAIGLASMNQTSKFAKKYERGDIGKNEYWEYAFDDVLNLIAALPQLSGKIYSKIAAKGKPLGQFKEDRDWSYNICSLLGMTSEDSCNRQNLTAKQSGDFVNLMRLYTGIHVDHEGGNVSAHTTHLVGSALSDPYLSYSSGIMGLAGPLHGLAAQEVVRFLIEMNSCITSPQNEIEIKKYLWKLLESKRVVPGYGHAVLRKTDPRFVAMLDFVKARPEEFSQDENVILMEKLSKIAPKVLKEHGKCKNPYPNVDSASGILFYHYGIKELLFFTVIFGCSRSMGPLTQLVWDRALGLPIERPKSLDFNSLRSLCR; the protein is encoded by the coding sequence ATGTGTAAAATAGGCCATTCAAAATTGTCAAGGATAGAAAAGATGCTACTTTCCCTAACGACTCGTAGAAGTCTTTATAGCACGAAGGTCCATGGCAGCTCTTCACTGGAGTTGAAGACGGTCTTAAAAGAGCTAATTCCtcaaagaaaacaagaaattttagaactgaagaagaattatgGCGATGTGAAAGTTGGTGACATCACTATAGGTTCCGTCATTGGCGGCATGAGAGGTAACAATTCAATGTTTTGGCAGAGCACCTCTCTAGATCCTTACGAGGGCATCAGATTTCAAGGTAAAACTATTCAAGATTGTCAAAGATTATTACCCAAGGATCCCAAAGATCCAGATGAAAAGAGGAATTTCTTACCAGAGGGTATGTTTTGGCTTCTGGTAACGGGTCAAATAGCTACTCAGGAACAAGCATCTCATTTGTCGAGGGAGTTGGGAATTAGAGGTCGTAAATTACCAGATGACACTGAAAAACTAATGTCTACTTTACCTTCTGATATTCATCCTATGACACAACTTGCCATTGGATTAGCTTCCATGAACCAAACATCAAAATTTGCCAAGAAATATGAGAGAGGAGATATTGGTAAGAATGAATACTGGGAATACGCTTTTGACGATGTGCTTAACCTGATTGCAGCCCTACCTCAATtaagtggtaaaatttacTCTAAAATTGCCGCCAAAGGTAAACCACTTGGTCAATTCAAAGAGGATCGTGATTGGAGTTACAACATTTGTTCATTATTGGGGATGACTAGTGAGGATTCTTGTAATCGTCAGAATTTGACTGCAAAGCAATCTGGTGATTTTGTGAACCTGATGAGATTGTATACAGGAATTCATGTGGATCATGAAGGTGGTAATGTATCTGCTCACACTACCCATTTAGTTGGAAGCGCTCTTAGCGATCCTTATTTGAGTTATTCTAGCGGAATCATGGGGCTTGCTGGTCCACTCCATGGGTTAGCAGCTCAAGAAGTGGTCAGATTCTTAATTGAAATGAATTCTTGTATTACTTCCCCCCAAAacgaaattgaaatcaagaAATATTTGTGGAAATTACTTGAATCCAAAAGAGTAGTCCCAGGATATGGTCATGCAGTCCTTCGGAAAACTGATCCTAGATTTGTTGCTATGCTTGATTTTGTCAAGGCAAGACCTGAAGAATTTAGTCAAGATGAAAATGTTATCTTGATGGAGAAATTATCTAAAATTGCCCCTAAGGTTCTCAAGGAACATGGCAAATGTAAGAATCCATATCCAAACGTTGATTCTGCATCAGGAATTCTATTTTATCACTACGGTATAAAAGAATTGTTGTTTTTCACAGTTATCTTTGGTTGTTCACGTTCAATGGGTCCATTGACCCAGCTGGTCTGGGATAGGGCTTTGGGGCTACCAATTGAAAGACCAAAGAGTTTAGATTTTAACTCACTGCGTTCTCTATGCAGATGA